The region TTGACTTCTATTAAAACCACTAACATTTATTTCTTCTTCAATTTCTCCTTTTATAGCTTGTAAATAAGCAAGGTAAATTTTTCTTTGCTCTACCGTCATATCTACTACAATTTGTTGTTCTATCTTATCTGGAAGTTCTTTTAGTACATCTTTTTTAAGCCTTCTCAAAATAAATGGCCTTATATGATTGTTTAAATCCCTAAGTGCACTTCCATCTTTGTCTCTTACAATAGGCTTTTCGTACTTTTCAATAAATTTCCCATGGGAAAGTAAATATCCAGGCATAAGATAATCAAATATAGACCAAAGTTCTGTAAGAGAATTCTCCATTGGTGTTCCTGTTAGAGCAAAATAATTCTTCGCCTTTATTCTCTTTACTGTTCTGGCATTTAATGACTTAGGATTCTTAATATGTTGAGCCTCATCTAATACAACATATCTAAAAGAAAAATCCTTGTAAAGTTCTAAATCCTTTCTAATAAGTGGATAAGAGGTAACAACAACATCATAATTCTCCATATCCTTAACCATTTGAGTTCTTTCACTTTTGCTACCTGACACTACCAATACTTTAAGTTTGGGTGCAAACTTTTCTATTTCAGATTCCCAATTGTATATTACTGAACTAGGTGCTACAACCAATGAAGGCCTTGAGCCATTTTCTTCAACTTCAGATAATAAAAATGTAATAACTTCAAGAGTCTTTCCTAATCCCATATCATCAGCTAAAATTCCACCAAATCCATAATTAGATAGTACCTTTAACCACTTAAAACCAAATCTTTGGTAATCTCTAAGAACTCCTTCTAGCCCTACTGGAATTTCAAAATCCATATCTTCAGGTTCATTTATATCATTTATTAATTTCTTAAAGCTTAAATTCTTTTTAATAAAATTAATCTGTCTATCCTTTAAATAATTATCTAAATAAGCTGCCCTAAACTTAGGTATTGAAACACTTCCATTTGCTAATTCATCATTACTTACATTTAGATAATCCAAAATCTCCCCCATATACTCTAATTCACTATTATCAAGAGGTAAAAATGAGCCATCTTTTAATCTAAAATATCGTTTCTTTTCTTTTATGGCATTAAATATATCTCCCAGCTCATTCATATCTATATCATCTGTTTCAAAATCGAAATCCAACATATCTGTTTCTTCATTAAGCTGAATTCCTCCACTAATATATGAGGACTTTCTAAATGTCATATCCTTAAAACTTTCCGAATAATAAATATTGCATAAACTCTGTAATTCAGGTATAGTTTCAAAGACAAAATCATATATCTTTTCTTCTTCATCCATATAAATTTCACCATCTATAACTTTAAAAGCACTTTCCTCTAATTCTTTAAGAATTGCCCTTTCCTTTTGTACATCCCGAAGAAGTATTTTATCTTTTCTAGTTAAATTGCTATCATCAGAACTAAAAGGATTAATATTTATATCATCATATATGAAACTAAGCTTTCCAGTAATCGTATTGTCTTTTCTATCTAGGTATATTTCACCTATAAATTCAGGACTATATATTGCCTCATTAATAGAATCAGATAACTTCAATTCTGCTATATCTTTCACCTTTGGGAGCACTTCTGAAATAAAAGATTCCCTATGCTTCAAAGGTACTTTCAATACTCCTCCATTACTTCTTATTACTTCATTATATAGTGGTATTATTTTTTTCCTTTGTTCATCAGAAATCTTATAAATCATACCATTATTAAAAAAGTACATTCCATTCGAAATAATAGGAACCATTTGTGATTCATAGTCTATTTTGAATAGTAAATCATTATCGTCCTCACTAATATTTATAGATAGTGGCAAATCACTTTCAATTATCTCTACATTATTATAAGTTTCACCCTTAATAGTAGCATTAAAACTTCTACCCTTAATAAGTTCAAAAAACTTTTGAAGACTTTTGGGTGTAAATAATATCCTCTTATCTTTAAATATACTTTCGCCATAATTATTATATCCACTGTAATTTGCCTGATAGTTTTCATATAGTAACTTCAAAAAGCTAATGATTTCCCTATCTTCTTCTTTGAAAACGTGTATACTTGGATTAAAAGTGAAATACTTCCCAAATACAATCTCTTCCCCATCTTCTAAGCTTTCAAAAAACTTTCTAATGCTCTTCACTACATACAGCTTATCTTCACCCATTCTCAAATTTAAAAATGAGGATTTTGACATCCCATCAAAGCTATTGTAATCGAACTCATAATTATATTCTATATTAACTGGAATCTTATCCTTTTCATCTTCATAACTAAAAAAATTAATCAAGTTTAAAACAGCTTTTTCGTCTTTCCTTTGCAGAATAGTATTATGAATTTGAGAGTTTTTTAAATAGAAAAGAAATGCTATGACATGCTTACAGTCTCCTGAATATTTTTGAAAGGCTGGGCAACTACATTGTGTATGAATAAGATTTCCATATTCATCAAATCCTACTTCCACTTTGTAATATTCAGATCCCTTAACCAATCCCAACATATATCCTGTATTTTCATCTTGTACAGCACGGATTACTTTTCCATTATTATAATATTGTTCCCCTCTGAAAAAAGTTGCATAATTATCTGCCCTTTGCAATAAAAACTTATCATTTATATTAAACATAATACACCCCAATAATAACTTTTCTATGATTATTGTCAAATGTTATAAACATTATAATTATATCATAAAAAATGTTCTTCAGACGCATTTTCTACATTTCCATTGCAGACTGATCATGTTAAGATCCAACATAATTTCCAAAACAGTACTGAATATATTGGCTTCTATTTCTATCAAAAATAAAACCTTGTTTTTCAAGTTCCCCCAATATATACCTATCAACTCCATAAGCACTTTTAAGTTCATCAATAAGTTCCCTACTCATTTTAACACTATATCCCTTCATCACTATTAAATATTCATCATCATTAATATTCTCTAATTTTACTTCTTCTTCAAATTCTCTACTTATAGCTGTAACAACTACCTTGATAAAATATTCAGCATTCATATTTTTTGCCATATAGCCTCTTATAAAACCAGTGGTATTCATGTAATCATCTCCTATAAAATAATTATGAAATAAAAAAATCTTCTGATCCTAAGATAAGAAGATTTGAAATCACTATGTTTTCACCTCCTTATCGAAATTTTAGCTGAACCACCTTACATATTGCAGGTTGGTATAGGGTCACAGAGCTAAATCTCTACCCTAACTCTTGATATTTTGGTGTTAATTTGTATAGTTTTATTATATCACAATAGTTTAATAAATGCTAAGTTTTTCTAAAAGCGAAATATCAACTTTCATAAGTACATGTAATAGCAAAGGTGGCAAACAAAACGTCCCTATGCTACCAATTGATAATTGCTTTTTAAATTAAGTTTTAGAATCATTCATAACTTCTAAAAATCTCTTATGACTATATTTATTTCTAACTTCTCTGAAATACTCCATATCCATATATTCGCTCATTACCCTTGATTCAAATGTGACTTTGGTTACTAAATCTTCCATATATACTACTTTCCCATATTTTATAACTTGAAATTTCAATACTTCATCTACATTATTTAAAATAACTAAATCTATGTCTTCTCGATTAAATATTCCAACTAGTTCATCTAATATATCTAATTTAACAAATCCGTCTACTTTCCTATCAAAATACATAGCTATATCCAAATCACTATCCACTCTATTTTCTCCTTTAGCATAAGAGCCAAATATATAGATAAGTTTTATTTCAAAATCACGAACTAATTTATCAATATGCTTGTTTAAAACTTTTTCTACTTCACTAATATTTCTTTGCATGCGTAACTCATCCTTGTTATTTATAGTTTTCTTTTAACCATTTATCTACATAATCCATATATTTAATAAAATCGCCTAATTCATTCTTTAATATATATATGATCATATCTTCATCTATCTTGGTATAGTCATGTACAAGTATATTTCTAAAGCCTACCATTTTAGATAGTTTTTTTGAAAACTTTTCAGAGATAACACCTATCTGTGATAAAGTAATCATTGTTTCTCTATAAGTAGATGGCTTATCATTGTCCGTAACAGAAATCAAAATATTACCAATATCAATAACACATTCAATACATATTTGTATACCTCTCTCAATTCCCCAATACCTAATCATATCTTCTTTTAGATTGTCTTTATTAACATCAAAAGAAACTTGCTTTAGAAAAATTAAATTGCTCTCTAATTCTTTTAATTTTCTACGTATAACATCATAAACATCCTTAGTCATATATAAGCCTCCATATGTTTTACTCACTACTTATAGTTTACCATTATATTAAACATAATACACCCCAATAGTAACTTTTCTATGATTATTGTCAAATGTTACGAACATTATAATTATACCATAAAAAATGAATGGGAAATTTAATTTGAATTGATAAATGAAAAGAATAAATACGTTAAAGAAAACAAACCGTTATCTTTTTATCTTATACCTCCACAGTTTGTTTCCCAAAATTTATAAAACTCTTCTTCTTTTCTAAAAAGCGGAATATCTAAATTCTTGTGGAGCTTTACAAGCCAAGGTTCTTCAAGGCCAGCCCCTTCTAAAATAGACTCTTGTACAAAGACTTCAGTAACAGTTCCTTCCCCTATTACCTTCCCACTTTTCAGTACATAAACATAATCACATATCTCATATATTAAATTCATATCATGACTAGATATTGCAATATTCTTCTCCCTGCTGATATCCTCAATAATATTAACTATCTCCCTAGTCATAATAGGATCAAGTCCACTTGTAGGTTCATCAAATAACAATGTACTACTATCCATAACCAATACCCCAGCTATAGCAATTCTCTTTTTTTGACCATAGCTCAAAAAATGAACAGGTTTCTCCTTTAAATCATAAGCCCCTACTCTTTTAAGAGTATTTACAACCCTGTTAGATATTTCATCTTCATCATAGCCTAGATTTCTAAGAGCAAAAGCTACATCATCACAAACATTTGAATAAAAAATCTGCTTATCAGGATCTTGAAATACAATATTTACTTGCTTCCTATACTCTCTTAGAAACTTTTTGTTGTACTCAATAGGACTATCCTTATACAAAATTGCTCCACTCTTAGGTTTTAATATCCCTATCATATTTAAAAATAGAGTAGACTTTCCAGAACCATTTGAACCTATGATTCCAACAACCTTTCCCTTACTTAAGTCAATATTCACATTCTTCAAAGCAATCGTACCATCTTCATAGGCATATGTTAAATCTTTAGTTTTTAGCATCCCATCACCCTATTTTAAATTCTCCATCATATAATTTTGTCTCCAAGGAAATAACCATATCCTCATACTTTTGTAAAACCCTAACAAACAAACACTTAATCAGTAAACCCAATGATCTATAAGAATTTTTCATACCACAATAACCAAATTTCATCTCCTGAATATTATATATTTCCATCATCTCTTCAAGGAATATGAATATTGACCTATATATTAAAATAATCAACTCAACCACATTCCCTGGAACCCTTAACTTTTTAAATACTACAATCAACTGATTTATAGGAATAGTTAGCGCAATAAAAAAAGTAGAAGAAATACTAGCAAATACCCTTGCAATAATAATGATAACCTCATTTAATGACTCACTTTTTATTCCTATAAAGCTTTTTCCTATTCTAATTGACCATATAAAAACATCTAAACTAGATTTGCTAATCAATATAGTCAATATACTTATTATCAAAAATACACTTGGTATCAAATACAGTTTCAAATAATTTTTAATAGGTATTTTAGCAACTACTGTTGTCGATAAAAACATAATTAAAAAAATTATAATATTAAGATAAAAATTATTAAGTCCTACAGCAAGAATAAGGGCACCTATGGCAAATATAAACTTTGCCATAGGATTTACATTTACTATTTTATTTGTATAAGCATACTTATCTATTACCAGCAACTTTTTTCTTCCCCTTCATCATTCCCAATATATAGCCAAAGGCCCCAGCTCCAATTGCAACTTGAAGAGAAAACAACAAACTTTCAATCTCACCACTTGGTGGTTCCCAAAGACTTTCAAACCATGGTTCATAGTCAGGATCTATTTCAGCAATAACATCTTCAGCTTGATCATCAGCTCCACCAAACTCTGATCCACCCATGAATATAAGAGGCACTAAAACAATAACTATAGCAATTAATATTAACCATAAATTCTTCTTACTTGATGATTTCACTTCCAAGCACCCCTTCCCTGTTATATTCAATAAGCAAATTGTACACAATAGCTGTCAATATTCCCTCTACAATAGCTAGTGGAATTTGTGTCACTGCAAACACACTTAAAAATTTCCCCATAGATCCCATAAAACCCGCAACAGAATCAGGAAATGCCAATGAAAGTTGTATTGATGT is a window of Anaerosalibacter sp. Marseille-P3206 DNA encoding:
- a CDS encoding SNF2 helicase associated domain-containing protein is translated as MFNINDKFLLQRADNYATFFRGEQYYNNGKVIRAVQDENTGYMLGLVKGSEYYKVEVGFDEYGNLIHTQCSCPAFQKYSGDCKHVIAFLFYLKNSQIHNTILQRKDEKAVLNLINFFSYEDEKDKIPVNIEYNYEFDYNSFDGMSKSSFLNLRMGEDKLYVVKSIRKFFESLEDGEEIVFGKYFTFNPSIHVFKEEDREIISFLKLLYENYQANYSGYNNYGESIFKDKRILFTPKSLQKFFELIKGRSFNATIKGETYNNVEIIESDLPLSINISEDDNDLLFKIDYESQMVPIISNGMYFFNNGMIYKISDEQRKKIIPLYNEVIRSNGGVLKVPLKHRESFISEVLPKVKDIAELKLSDSINEAIYSPEFIGEIYLDRKDNTITGKLSFIYDDININPFSSDDSNLTRKDKILLRDVQKERAILKELEESAFKVIDGEIYMDEEEKIYDFVFETIPELQSLCNIYYSESFKDMTFRKSSYISGGIQLNEETDMLDFDFETDDIDMNELGDIFNAIKEKKRYFRLKDGSFLPLDNSELEYMGEILDYLNVSNDELANGSVSIPKFRAAYLDNYLKDRQINFIKKNLSFKKLINDINEPEDMDFEIPVGLEGVLRDYQRFGFKWLKVLSNYGFGGILADDMGLGKTLEVITFLLSEVEENGSRPSLVVAPSSVIYNWESEIEKFAPKLKVLVVSGSKSERTQMVKDMENYDVVVTSYPLIRKDLELYKDFSFRYVVLDEAQHIKNPKSLNARTVKRIKAKNYFALTGTPMENSLTELWSIFDYLMPGYLLSHGKFIEKYEKPIVRDKDGSALRDLNNHIRPFILRRLKKDVLKELPDKIEQQIVVDMTVEQRKIYLAYLQAIKGEIEEEINVSGFNRSQIKILAGLTRLRQICCHPGMFIENYSASSGKLDSLEEILVDAIESGHRILLFSQFTSMLHLIKDVLAKNHIEYMYLDGSTDVKERGKLVKDFNGGKGDVFLISLKAGGTGLNLTGADMVIHFDPWWNPAVEDQATDRAYRIGQKNTVQVIKLITKGTIEEKIFKLQESKKEMIDKVITEGETLVSKLSEEEIKYLFDI
- a CDS encoding type VII toxin-antitoxin system MntA family adenylyltransferase antitoxin translates to MQRNISEVEKVLNKHIDKLVRDFEIKLIYIFGSYAKGENRVDSDLDIAMYFDRKVDGFVKLDILDELVGIFNREDIDLVILNNVDEVLKFQVIKYGKVVYMEDLVTKVTFESRVMSEYMDMEYFREVRNKYSHKRFLEVMNDSKT
- a CDS encoding type VII toxin-antitoxin system HepT family RNase toxin, which gives rise to MTKDVYDVIRRKLKELESNLIFLKQVSFDVNKDNLKEDMIRYWGIERGIQICIECVIDIGNILISVTDNDKPSTYRETMITLSQIGVISEKFSKKLSKMVGFRNILVHDYTKIDEDMIIYILKNELGDFIKYMDYVDKWLKENYK
- a CDS encoding energy-coupling factor ABC transporter ATP-binding protein, yielding MLKTKDLTYAYEDGTIALKNVNIDLSKGKVVGIIGSNGSGKSTLFLNMIGILKPKSGAILYKDSPIEYNKKFLREYRKQVNIVFQDPDKQIFYSNVCDDVAFALRNLGYDEDEISNRVVNTLKRVGAYDLKEKPVHFLSYGQKKRIAIAGVLVMDSSTLLFDEPTSGLDPIMTREIVNIIEDISREKNIAISSHDMNLIYEICDYVYVLKSGKVIGEGTVTEVFVQESILEGAGLEEPWLVKLHKNLDIPLFRKEEEFYKFWETNCGGIR
- the cbiQ gene encoding cobalt ECF transporter T component CbiQ, with protein sequence MLVIDKYAYTNKIVNVNPMAKFIFAIGALILAVGLNNFYLNIIIFLIMFLSTTVVAKIPIKNYLKLYLIPSVFLIISILTILISKSSLDVFIWSIRIGKSFIGIKSESLNEVIIIIARVFASISSTFFIALTIPINQLIVVFKKLRVPGNVVELIILIYRSIFIFLEEMMEIYNIQEMKFGYCGMKNSYRSLGLLIKCLFVRVLQKYEDMVISLETKLYDGEFKIG
- a CDS encoding energy-coupling factor ABC transporter substrate-binding protein; its protein translation is MKSSSKKNLWLILIAIVIVLVPLIFMGGSEFGGADDQAEDVIAEIDPDYEPWFESLWEPPSGEIESLLFSLQVAIGAGAFGYILGMMKGKKKVAGNR